TATCACGAAGTCTCTCAAGTAAGCGGACCTTCTCAGCTGGAGAGTAGCTGAGAGGCGCAAtaggtcccccccccccccccctctttttCTACGACCTTGGAACCTGATCTGCACTATTTACGTTATTTCCAATAGCaagttttgttctcttttttagGGGTGTCCACGTCGAAGTCGAAATCGAAGACTAAGGTCAACACAGAAGCGCAACCTTCGCCGCAAAGTAAACTTGAACAGCAAACCGAACAACTTCCGTACACATTCGTTGTCGTGGCAACAGTCTGCACTTGTATGTTTTTAGTAGTTCTAGTCGTGTTCAGCATTGTGCGACACACGACGCTCTCCAAGAGACAACGGAACTCTTCGGTTGAAAGTGGCTCTATGAGAATACGTATTCGATCACATACTcccagagacagagacagagacagagacagaaaCAGAACTAgacgtcatcgtcatcatcgcaGCCACCGAGGACGTTCAGCCGCGCCTGGAGGGGCTGTGCGGCAGACTGTGTCTGGATTTTTCGAAGGCAATGTAGCCCCTCCTCCCTATAGTGCGGTATTGGACGATAACGAAAGCGTTAGAGCAGGGGACCCACCCCCGCCGTATCGACCCCCGTCTGGCTTAGGTATCGGTGTCATTGTATAAAACAATGGCGATTCCCTTGTGATTGGAATCGACGAGCGTCCCTCGCTGAGTCCATTGAGCAACACGCGACAAAGACAGGCGCGCCAAAAATGGCCTCGCGAAATGTCGGAGCGAGAACCCCCCCGCGCGCGCGGTTCTCGTTCTTACGTTCCGCAAGTTTGTTGCCGCGCCTGTTAATTTCAACAAGCATCACGCCCGACTAATTTAGGGCAAGGTTGGCGCTATCGTTCATTGGTCAATTTTCATGGAAGCAGCATTAGAGGACAAGCGTTTTTATTGCATCTCCGTGCAGAACGCAAATCAGCGTGAATTCTGGTTGAGTAGTGGAGAACGAAGCATATTGAATATCTTGACTtgacattttaaaaatgttcAGATTTTATGACAAATGTATATAAACAATTTTAATGGCATgtataaaaacaaaaatccagTGAAACTATATTTTGAGAATGTTTGAAGAACTTCATTCTGTCCAGTTATTTCTTCGTCGTGAGAGGTCATCCCGGCAAAATAGACCGACCATAtgcgtattctcagtattggactggaaccaGCTTGCAATTGAGACTAATGctttttaatataaatactttttaatatatttttaatatattctcACGCATtggcctccattgcaagctagtttgcagtccaatactgagaatacgaatatggtctattggatCAACACGTGTGCTTTTGGGGAACAatggaacatggctaatttgaacctAGGGAACAGGGAAACAGAGACAATACCTGAGGGAACATGACtcattttagggatcaaaacgctccaggtgatctggtgacgtaatttggaggactgggaagaaaaattttaacgccgtatcccataaccgcgcgcggccttaggtgttgatTCCAAACCCCTgcatcattacgtgtctaccacatttcctgttactgaatgaacattcaagtagacccgacaagatcgcgcgcggttgtgggatactgCATTAAaaattttctccccagtcctacgaattacgtcaccagatcacctggctgagaacaagtttggaaataatttcgggaacaagggaacgTAAGCAAATTTTtcaagggaacaaggaccccaaTCGTTGCACCACGAATTGGCTTGTGCCGTGCAAGTTGTTTCTCCTATTTGTACTTGCATTAAGTTATTTCCGAGAGTTTGCTTGTCTCTTTTCCCAGCGACTCCAAGTAGTTAACTGTTATCCCATTCGATATTAATTCACCAATTCTCATACAACAGTCTTGCATTTGACAACCTCGACCTGGGACCCGTTactcgaaggtcccgaaaagccatttgtgaagtTGAATACAAAGGgcattgtgacacccgaaaatggcccgtaaagtttcgggactttcgagaaacgggcccctggtcagaGTGTTCCTCTGTCGTGTTGGCCTATTTCTGGGTGACATGTGACGTGTGACgtcatggtggccatgttggttggcAAGAAGAATAACCTGTCTCTCCATCCGGAACTAAACTCAATCTCGatccccagagctcttttcttgaccgtgggagagaagagctctggggaaccctgaaacaaagtgtcttctcattggttttcgtacagaacaatcaaaagcgtctctaattggtgcattcatgttagcacgaggagtgagcaggcgccgtaaggttcaaatagccattttttggctgtaagaattatacggcgcatgttctcctacgcagagtttcccagagcctcgggtcgacccgaggctctggtgacgagaatggaacTAAACTTTATCATTATGCCAATTCTGCGACTTTCAAAATACGATAATACcgaggccctcccaggggtttcggggaacatggctaattaatTTGGACAGGGAAGcaatgtcaaaatatttaaggaaacaaggttgaaagtaatttgagaaaaacaagggaacgcaagcaaatatttaaaaggAACAAGTCCCCCTCCCCCAGGGAGGGCTTCAAtaggccattccggaattgcgcaggAACTTGGGGGCGAGTcttaaatttgaaccaatcgataaattgacaccgtCAAATGAAAGAGAACATTCAGATTGGCCATGTGttcaagtttgatgcttttaggtcgaaTTAACAGAGACCAGCTGCTTCCCCTCAAACCATAATAACTCttgcaatttttttacgatttctgtaatatttgtaaaaatagaCAAACAAGACACTGGatttctccttagttattttgacaattttgagTGCTGATCCTGAGAGTTGATCcgggggttcgaacccgcgacctcccgcatgacagcccgatgctcaaccaactgagccaccgatgcgcggtgcagaaagtttcattttgGCATGCTGATTAAATTTCAGAactaaaaaaatggggtcagcGAGCAGCGAGTTCGTTTTCGAGATATctgcagctaaagccaaaatttgcGGTGTTTTTGCAAGGGTTTCCTGTTGCCTCGGTgacttttacgtcacaaaaattaccgaatttttttcagcaattattggtgtttgatatggtaccataacattgctgttaagtgataaggTGTTgaagtgtcaatccttctaatacgaacgtttctttcaagtattgaaactggtttgagcaatcttaaataggaaaattccggtccagttaaaataaacaggtgtctttttgaaaccaaggcttaaaactttggtcgcttagtgtatAGTTCATACaatttttgaaatccaaagaaaatgagaaatgattgtttttgttcacaGGGGCATTTTAACGACGACGTTCatgttgccgttgccgttgccgtcgtcgttgctaggAGCTTAAGCGCGCGCGTTTTTGCGACggggacggcaaccggaagcggagaacattttgcgtgccaggacagtggtgtctcccagatttttatactaatcatctctaatggagaaaggatacttagcaatgtaaatgtggttgtgtaaatACAAgctaaaagagaaaacagctcacttccggttgccgtccgagtCTCAAAGTTGAGGCCCGGcattttttcatcatttaaacttgagggaggggtggtcttcattttccatttgaaatgtCCGAGGTTGTAGCGAAACAAGTGCTTGGTATCGCATTGACGACGGAAAACATCCGGTTGAAATTtttcgttttgccaaaaattaaagaaactctCTTGATTTTAGCTCATTTGTTACATTTTATCTAAAATTGTCAAGCAACTACACAAAGAAGGGAGACAAGTTTTTAGCACAACAGAATGACAAGCACAAACCAGCCGTTTGCAGTTGGTAAACGCAATGCTAAAACTCTATTTTCAGATTACTTTTTTCCCGggaaaatttaaatattaacTTTTGCACCTTACGTAGATAAGCGCAAATTTATTGACTAAGTTGACAACATTCGATACCAGGAGGAGCCCATACTGAAAGGCCATAACTACGAGCCAATAccatgtaacggcattttcacggatcaagctatttttagacgaggtCTTGACTGGTAAGATTTGACTGGTAAGATTTGACTGGTAATCATTCTCAATCCAATCGGGACACACCAGGCGACAAGTCCCAGCAACAGGTCTCAGCGACAAATTGGTccgtgtgtactacttgcaaaacaagtcgctgcgacacgacgcctgttcggtgcacacgcagtgatctcgtatgagggggaatgtgaactagttttctaattcattaTGGCTgtccatatgacgctctctcattggttcatttatattttgccGGAAGTGTGGACACGGTGCGACAACGATGctttctgccgcagcgacaatgagtttcataaaattaaccgtgtcacacaaggcgaattgttgcggcgacttgtcccctgATATCACAATTAAACTCATGATAGAGATACGTGAGTTGATACGATAAGTGATGGGCTCTCGATTATAGgtaataactttaaattttaCTAAAAGGCTAAGTCTTTGAGAAATAGTAACATCTTGAGTTGCAAAAATAAACTTATATACATCGACAATCATTCCATGAATACCGAGTGCCGGGTGAAATTTTAACTCTTCCATATGAGAATAACGTGAGATGCAGGTTCCTAGCTAGAGTAAAATATATCCATGACAGACTACATAGCCTGCCAAGAAGACGAGTCGATATAGTGAGTTTTTACAAACTACGATTGCGATTCAGGAGCTGCCTGTGCTACGAGAAGAACAGCTTCTTTTTCTCCTCAAATTTTAAATCTACCGGCACTTTCACAGCTCTGTGAGACTTTGACATCAGGCGGCGTTCTTTGTTTTTCGTCAAATTTGGAAATATACATGCAATGCAAACGTTGTGTCAAGCATCGAATGGGTGGCATTCGGTTCCCTGATAATATAACCATTTGAAATATAATCCAAATATtgccatcccccccccccccccccatgaaCCTTTCTGACATTACCATGACATTCCACCGACCACCTGCAAATGAGAATCTAGACAAAATCAAGGGAAGAGATGGAACCACATATACGGCACACCAAATTTCCTACTTACTAAAGGAATGTCCTTGCCAAACTGTAATGGCTGGCTTTCAGTTAAATTAAGATCTTGTATATCCTTTCACGAAATTCCCTGATTGACAAAATGACCACGGAATCCCTGAAATAGTTCTTGACACTATCTAGTCTTCATCACTCGAACTCTGACCCGCAGTTCCAGCCAAGAAACACCCTAAACCCATGCTTCGTTTCCCAAGACCAAATCCCGCGCAAGCAAGGTCCCTACAGGGATCAATAACTTTAAAGTCTCCGCTTTGTCTCTCTATTTTCAACTCGTTCCTCTGAGTATACCTGAACGGCAAGAGCGAAGCTCTTTGAGTAGCTAAATTTGATCGCATGGGGCCTTCCCTCTTGAGAAATAAATTTTTGTCTGTCCTATAAAGAACGCCTTTTTCTACGAAACCGTTAGTTAATGAGTGAAGTGTTCTGGAACCAAACGGAGATAGCTGACCAGATCCATTTGTAACTTCGGCGGTCTTTGCGCCACAACTATTGCCTAAATGAACACCGTTTTCGATCTTTTTAGGTTCAGTTCTTTCCTGTGCAGCATTGTCTTTCTCGTCCACAACACCATCGCTTGTTTTTTCCATAGTTTTGGCGATCTCTACGGACGTGTTTCCAACATTAACCTTCAAGGTCGAGGCGTGGTCCTTCCATTTCTCTTTAGCTCTACTCATGATGGCGTCCATCGAATCGGACCACCCTAAAAGGCTAACAAGTTTTTTGACTCCATCGACAACATCTCCTTGCTGAACAATATCATTGGATCTCCTTTCCCAGCGCCGAGAAAAAGGTCCTACGATCTCTCTGTTCAGAAGAAGGCGAGGTGTGGAACGATCTACGGTATTTGCTATTCCGGCAAAGGGCTCaacctagaaatgaaaacacaaTGCTAAATCATACGTTAACTTGGTCACGGATAAACAACATTACTgacttctttttaaaaaaattctcaatttgaGTTCAAAGATGAACGAAAaaggaatttattttactgttacAGGtctcatttttttcttaacaCGTTTGAAAATGACAACATTAATGACTTTCACGTCTACGACAGCGACGGAAacttcacctcaaaatagaactgtGCGCTACCGCAAGCTTTTCGCGATTTCCCGATCGTTTACGTCGTACAACGTGGGAAAAGAAtcctaaaaacaaattggtTCGAGAGgattcaaattaaaaatagGGAAATTTGGTGATTACACGTCGCTGTTGAACAAGGTACCGTATAACTTGACGCTATCCATTATACGAGGGGGGGCTACATCCGCTAGCGGATTTAGTACAAATTCTCTAGGACACCAGTCTTAAATTATGCTAAGGCTAACGTTTCAAAGACcccaggaaggggggggggggggggagataaAACGACCTTCCAAACGTTTCAggaatgaaaaacaattcaTGAAACTGAGAACCTCAGCCTAAGCTGctctttaaacatgttttcgaGACCAGCAAAAGTAAAATGATTACAAAGATCATTACACGGTGAGATGCAAATACAAGAGGAAAGAGACTAATTCTGGAAGAGAAGCAATCTTAATAGAAATAAATCGAAGTCATTACCTCTAATGACGTTCCCATGATCACAAGTAGATCACACTTTGGAAAGTCTACAATGTATGAGTAAAATCTCTTGGGCAGGTCCTCGCCAAAGAACACAATGTCTGGCTTGATAACaccctgaaaaaacaaaacaaaacattcctTTTGTCCCTAATAGCTCCAATATTATTTAAGACGTTTTTCAGATAACGCTATATTTTCTGTCTAGATTCCACGTTCCCCAGTCTCTTTTCAGTAATAAGGGGATTTCAGAGATTTTTGCGGCGAAGACGCAACGTCAACGGAAGCTTACTTACTAGAAATAAACAGTTATAATTAGCATATACCACACAGGTGAGTAGTGGTTACCGCGCATTCTGAATCAATGGCTAGGTCAGAGACGAATAGCAAGTagtattcacctctgagcaaacGGAGGGAAACAAAATTGCTTCTCGCTTCGCTTCGGTTACCGAGGCGCAAATTCTATCGATAATGAGGCTGATTAATAAACTTGTCATGATTGAGTAgtagatactaaaacaataattcttCATCTCGGTGTCCGGTGAATAATAACATCGGAGCTGAGGTGGATGACTAATGTTAGAAAGAGGATCACAGTGAAATTAGCAACTTGTTAAGTTGCAAAATATGTATCATATGACATTTAATATACACTCTCTTTCATTCGTGCACTTCCTACGGCATCTTTGGCAACTCACAAGTTATTCATTTTTCTATGATGATCTCTCTATAATCAATCAGCTTTATGATCATCAAAACATGTTCCTTTTGTAATGGCACAGATAACTAATTAATGAATTTAATGCCACTTCATGCGTTGCTTGTGCTTATACTTGTCTCTCGAGTGAAAACCAGCTTTTCTGAGTGATTCAGAGCAGAGGGACAAAAATATTTGTCATTGACGTCATATATGTATCAGTCCTTTCGTAGATTAGACATGTTATCAGACCCAATTTCAGCATCACAGGTTATGCCTACATCAAAAAGTATCCTTTGCCACATGAAAAGAGCTTATAATGTACATTCAGGCTATGTGCATGGTCTCAGGTTATCTTGGAAATGCCATGCGCTCTTCTAGGCCACAATATGCCAAATGTACTTcaattatttattgtaaattttacgAATTTAGCTTGAGTTGGCCACTAGGTAAAGGTTCAAAGATTCAataaaaattgaccaatcaatcaatttttCCATCCATACATCCATACATCCATCCCTCCATATGAGCTTATGATATCACCAAAATGAACATATAAGCCAGCTTATTGCATAAGACATTTAAAACAGCAAAACCATTACACTTACAGTGCATCTTGCGCTGGAGCACTTCGGAATATCTCCTTTCATAATGGTTTTCTGTGTGTTGAAGACAAATTTGAATATTacattctttgcatttcttagTGCAATAGCAAGCCACAGTCGAGCTATGCTACCCAAAATCAGTATTTACAAACATCAGGACTGATAGATGTAATGTGAGATCTACTCAGGTATTTACAATGGAAAGCCATAATTTAAAATCACGTACAATCAGAATTGTGTATCTGACTTGAGACTATTATATGGTAGGTAAGTTAATAATATTTGTATGTATGGTAAATTGATTAACTCATTAACACAAGCAAAATCATCAGGCGGGGAAGGGTTAGAGGGGACAGTTTTTGACTGGACCCAGACGTTGTTAATCCTTTCACACCTATTTATTGTTCACCTACTCAgaaagtaaaatcatctggcatgtgacagagtaaaatctttaggTGTCCCTGTCATCAGATGGGGGTagattaatattaataattactGTATTAGCATTACATATAAATTACAAAATGGAGTTAACTCACTTTTATTTGTTCACCATCGTAGCTCTTGTGACATCTTATACATGACGCTGTTGAGAATGTCCCATGAGCCTCCACAAGCTTGGCCGCTGGTATGTCTGCCACTTatcggattaaaaaaaaagaacatttttattGGGTGCAATGAAATGCACTTTACAACAATGAGCAAGGAAAGAGCCTCCTTTCTCACACGCTTTTACATCAATGTGGTAATGTACTTTGAATCACAActtttgtaaataaaattaacattattactgaaactaaaaaaaaaatacgtataagattgacttttgttattaaatttatgagaaaaactaacgcagAGAGATTtcaacgtttcgatgacatcctgtcatcattatcaagaaaatgaggaaaaaatttttgaagaaaatttacataagtaagtagtcaaaaaaaaaacaattttcttgataatgatgacaggatgtcatcgaaacgtcgaaatctctccgcgttagtttttctcataaatataaaaaaaaaaatcactaaagaaaaaacaagacatttttcttgacattttttctttgtgggaggcgtggtggccacatggtcagtgtgcttgactccggatcgagtggtccgggttcgggtcctgaccggggacattgtgttgtgttcttaggcaagacactttactctcacggtgcctctctccacccaggtgtataaatgggtgccagcgaaaatgctgggggtaaccctgcgatggacttaagcatcccatccagggggggggaatagaaatactcctagttccTTCATGCTACAGAACCTGCCAacctggtgggccttctaggcttgtAGTGGACTTTACTTAGTCTAGTACCTTTTACCTTACATTTTTTCTTTACATTACATTTGCTTACTAAACTTCAGGACTCTATCTTCAGAATCTACATCAAAATGATACGGGAAGGAGAATTTCCATTTAACAAACTTACATCTTTCCAAGCCATCAATATTTTGTGTGTACATTCTCAACAGCAGACCTTTGTCATGAAGCAATTTCACAAAGTAATGCACATAGTTTGGTTGGTAGTTTCCTGGATACAAACTCTTTGCCAAGCAGAAGAATGGCCTTGGGTCGTACCAAAAGTAATCCACATCAAAAATGGCAGAAGGTTCTGGGATTTTGTACTGCTGTAAGTTGTCATAAAGGCCAGTTCCTGGTGTTCTGCATAAAAAAATAAACCCCAAATGCCATAATTATTGTTATCTGATGGTGAGAAGGTGACATTGAGAGAATCGATTGAAAAAGTGAGTACAGGGTGTACGAGTGTAAAATAAGTTGCTCCTACGACTACTGCAtacgtgccaactctcccggattatccgggagtcccggatacggaacgaatctcccggtctcccgtacaggtcattaaatctcccagATAAAAACGACTTTAaacctttcacagacgtttctccattcattcaaattgcatccccaagttttaaaaaaatcgattttttcaaactcctttctttgtttcttaatgcatttcttcatctctgagtttcaaatacatgttaatagaactaaacaaaatgacttcctttagctatcatagccatataactgattgtttgattggatctccgattaaccaattaaaattcttgacataagtaccctgttttctcgcaaattcacaatggcaGCAGAacattcttgtattctgaaggagctgctgggggatgggtgggtgtgtttagggggtgggggaggggagggggagtgggtaggttgatcgaggggggaggggtggggagaacagatggaaaaaaatctccagattttagatctccataggttggcaccTTTGCTACTGGTCCCTGCAAGCCAGTTAAAACCAGCCAAAAGCCCCCACAGGAGGTAGCTGTATAAACAAGTAAGTGGAAATATGGGAGAACAAGGGGTGCATAGGATTTGCCTTCAGTTACATTATAATATCTGCATTCACCCAACACAAACACTTTTCATCACTACAAGgctttatcaataattattaaattctcaacctgggataatgcaattctcgtgctctgattggttcactcaacctcggttatcagctcatataccttggtttgaccttatatggtaaatgattgatctaagtgttgccaagctaaaagttttttcgccggaaagcgaaatttctctctgaagaaagcaaaaaaaaaattttttctggacagctgggttaaattctgacgtttagaagtatgcgaaaaggtaagaaatgtttttgtgatgagcctgcgtctgtctgaccataaggtgttacacgacatcacatcggttctcatcaagtttttttcgatttcgctcggatttactcgcttttttcgctctctaaacttttggagtttaaaggaatttaataaaacaattattccattcgcacttgttggatatgagactggttatagccaactcggcgctatgcggctcgttggctatttaccatctcatatccaacgtgcgctcatggaataattgttaaataacctaAAATCAGATGATGTGGCTAGTCCGTGGTGTAAGCCTGCACAAAATGTCCCAAGTGCCTTCTTGTGACAGTACATTTTCAGTTCTTTGGTACAATTGTCAACTTAATACTATGCTAACTATGAAACTTCTGTAACCCTGTTAGCTCTGTGACTCTGTTATCTTTGTAACTCTGTGACCCCCAAGCCCGCACAAAACATCTAGTACCCGATGATGTCATTATAGGTTGTTCACATAGTTAAACAATCCATTTTTCTGCTTATTTTACCTGAAGTCAGGTATACCACTGGGAGTACTGATCCCAGCGCCAGCCATAACAATAATGTTCTTGCATCTTTCTGTCTTGATAAGATCCACAATATCCTCCACTGACTTCACAGCGTTAGTACCAAGTCCACGTACATGATTCAACTTGGGTTTCCTTGGCGACGTGCTCTTAGATCGCAGAGGTGGATGAGGTGTGGGGGCCAATGAAATCTTGCGAAATGACGAAACCAATCCAGCAACTGACTGGTTTGCAGCCAATGGGGCAGGCTTTTGCTTAGAGCGTTGTTTACGTGGGCTCATTGTCCTTAGCGATGAGGTGCTCGAAGACTTCCGCACTGTTGTTTTACTAGGTGATGCCAATGGCAATCGTTGAGACTTTGTGGATCGCATTATAATGGCCGCTACAATCATTTTAATCACATTTCGCAAAAAAATGAAGAGTAAAAAAAATAAGCGTACTGGAGCCCATGGAATGACCTAAAAGCACTTTAAAATCCCAAAAGATAAACAAATCAGAATTACAGAGTTATATTATTGATTATAAATCAATCCCAAATGCAAGGATTACGTAGCTTTGATCAGTCATTGCTTTTCAAACTAGATGAAAGCACCGCTGACTAATTGAGGTTCTTATTACTCCTTGACGTTTTGCTCATTTAGCAATGAAAAGTAAGTCATGAAAGTCATTAGAAAGTTAAATATTCCCAATTCGCTGTCACCAAGGAAGTCAAGTTATGTTTACAAACGAATGACAACTAAATCCGTGTTGGATTTGAGCTTGATCTCATTTACAGATTGAATAATCTTACTTCACTACACAGATGAGAATCAAACGCACATTAATCAAACCGGCGATAAAACTAACAAATTATTACCTGTCCGTAAGAAAAATGCGTCGGCAGCAGCCATCACACAAACAAATTAACGCGAATAGCACTGGACACTAGAGATTAATTTGATTATTTTGCCGCTGGCTTGCGTGAGCCTGTCACATCGACCTTCTTCATCCCACCATGTTTTTCCAACCTGCGTGTAAGGAATTAAGATTAAAATCAAGCCTCTTTGGCGGACTTCAGCCATAGAAAAGGTAGTATAGCTTTGGATAGGTCCTAAGGGCATTGAAGGCCAATTTGATgttatccattgttttaattcTCAAGCGTTTAACTCAACCTCTCTCCATTTGCACATTCCAATTGCAATCGGTCATGTTCATTCGCAAATAGTTTCAATTTCTATCGCATGCCTTATTATACTGCATAAATATCTAAGGTTTTCCAGATTGATAGTGCATCGAATATTGTTAAGAAGAAATGATTTGGACTAAGTATGATTATCATATAGTCAGTAGAAATTACTGGACGTTCAAATAAATGTCTTAATTTTAAAGTAAGTGAATTGAAAGCGCTGTTCTAAAATGTTGGCAAAGTTTTCAGATACTGGTACTTGAATTCTGTAAaattttctgtatttctgattGCATTtcaaggcccaccttcaactgacaggctttttgaccatttgttttgttatggaaatttgcattgcttatTGTAGCGAtctgtgggaggcgcggtggcctcatggttagagtgctcaactccggatcgagtggtccgggttcggggcctggccggggacattgtgttgtgttcttgggcaagacactttactcccacggtgcctctctccatccaggtgaataaatgggtaccggcgtaatgctgggggtaaccctgcggtggactagcatcccatccaggcgGAAGTAGAAAttctcctagtcgcttcatgctaatgaaaccggagataagtatCGGCCTAAttggccttctggctcgtaagcagattATTTTACTTTTATCATAGCGATCTAATTGAGcaaatttcagctttggtggAATTTTCAtaatatgaaaattgttctgcAGCATGCAATGCCTGTCGaatgaaggtgggcctttaacagAAGCATGAGAAATCTTATGTTACATGGTTGCTCTTACCTTGATTCATCCATTATTACTAATTTCTTAAGGCGATATTCTGTGCACATGGCAGTTTATCTTAAACGTCCCTTGGAGTTCACAAAGATGAAACTGAAAGACTTGATATTTGCAGCTGCTAAA
The genomic region above belongs to Montipora capricornis isolate CH-2021 chromosome 8, ASM3666992v2, whole genome shotgun sequence and contains:
- the LOC138014405 gene encoding uncharacterized protein; the encoded protein is MAAADAFFLRTAAIIMRSTKSQRLPLASPSKTTVRKSSSTSSLRTMSPRKQRSKQKPAPLAANQSVAGLVSSFRKISLAPTPHPPLRSKSTSPRKPKLNHVRGLGTNAVKSVEDIVDLIKTERCKNIIVMAGAGISTPSGIPDFRTPGTGLYDNLQQYKIPEPSAIFDVDYFWYDPRPFFCLAKSLYPGNYQPNYVHYFVKLLHDKGLLLRMYTQNIDGLERLADIPAAKLVEAHGTFSTASCIRCHKSYDGEQIKKTIMKGDIPKCSSARCTGVIKPDIVFFGEDLPKRFYSYIVDFPKCDLLVIMGTSLEVEPFAGIANTVDRSTPRLLLNREIVGPFSRRWERRSNDIVQQGDVVDGVKKLVSLLGWSDSMDAIMSRAKEKWKDHASTLKVNVGNTSVEIAKTMEKTSDGVVDEKDNAAQERTEPKKIENGVHLGNSCGAKTAEVTNGSGQLSPFGSRTLHSLTNGFVEKGVLYRTDKNLFLKREGPMRSNLATQRASLLPFRYTQRNELKIERQSGDFKVIDPCRDLACAGFGLGKRSMGLGCFLAGTAGQSSSDED